In Bradyrhizobium symbiodeficiens, the genomic stretch CCGGTGTCGAATTCAAGCCGACCTCCAACCTCAGCCTGTCGTTCGGAGCCGGTTTCATCCAGCAGGATACCGGCCGCATGGATAGCGATATCAGATCGAACATGCTGCCCGGCGAGTCGCCGGCCCTGAGCGGCCTTCGGCGTTAGGATCGCATCACCAGTTCCGGCGGACGCCGCAGCGACTTCGGCAGGTCCGGGCCGTAACCGAAGCGCATCACGATATCGGGACGCCTCTCGCCGAGCCCGAGCGAGGTCGCAAATTGCGGCCTCAGCGTCGCCACTTCCACCGGCTGGTTGACGAAGGAATATTTCAGTCCCAGCGCGGTCGCCTGCAAGCCGAAGCGCTGGCAGGCACGGCCGACCGCGATCCAGTGTGATTTGTCGCTGCGATCTGCCGCGAGCACGACGACGCCCGCGGAGCTGGCAAGCTGTTCGCGATATTTCTTGTTTTCTCCGCTCTCCGTGAAGAAGAACTTCAGCAGCGGCCGCGCCAGCCATGACGGCAGGGACGTATTTCCCGACGCAGGCGAGAATAACCCGTCCATGGTCGCGAGCGCCTCGGTCTCGTTGAAGCGAAGCCAGCTCACGAGCTCGCGCATGAAGGCCTTGTCGCGCATTTGTGCCGAGTTGCCCTCGAGCACATAGTCGGTGACACCGGCGATCGCGGCGCGCTCGGTCATCAGTATGGCCGTGACGTCAGGTTCGCGACAGGCGTTCTCGAGCTGGCGCAATATCTCGGGCGCGGCCTGCCTTCCGTCGAACGTGGCGCGGGTGCATTGCCTGGCTGGAATTGCGGCCGCCAACGCCGATGGGGCCGGCGGGGCCTGCTCGAGCGCGATCACGATCCGGTCGCCATCGATGACCGGATCGGCGCGCCAGCCCAGCGTGGATGCGGCGAGGACGAGGTTTTCGGCGGCGCAGCCGAGACTGACGAAGAGGTGATGATCGTCCGGATCGACGGCGGGACAGCGGCGCGCGAAGTCCGGTGCGATCGCGATCTCGTTGCCGCGAGCAGAGAAGATCCATGGCTGGGTGTTGTGGCTGTTGGCGGCGAGGGTGGCAAAGCGCACGAGCTCGCGATCCCGAGGCACGGCCTGCAGTGCGACGCGTGATGACGTTGCCGCTTCGTCATAGGTCATGGCCGCAGCTACAGCTGGGCCACCGACGGCTGCAGTAGAAAGTCCTAGCGCTGCCGCGATGAATTGACGTCGGTCAACCACGAAGGTTCGCTCCACGTTGAATTGCGCAGGACGCTTTTAGCGCTGGTGGAAGACGGAGCAATTGACGAGCCTCAAGGTTGGAGAACCCTCGCTCTACCGCGTGAACTTGGCGACGAGCTCCACATGCGGCGTGTGCCGGAACTGGTCGACCGGAACGACGCTGTCGATCTTGTAGCCGCCATCGATCAGCAGCCGCGCGTCGCGGGCAAAGGTGGCGACGTTGCAGGACACCGCGACCACCACCGGTACCTTGCTCGCGGCGAGCTTCAACGCCTGCGCCTGCGCGCCCTGGCGCGGCGGGTCGAACACCACGGCCTCGAAATCGCGCAGCTCCGGCGGCACCAGCGGGCGGCGGAACAGATCGCGCGGCTCGGCCTCGATCGGCTTCAGGCCCGGCGTGCGTGCGGCTTTCGCCAGCGCTGCGATGGCGCCGGCGTCGTTGTCGAAGGCCGTGACGCGCGCCTTCTCCGCGAGGCGCAGAGCGAACGGCCCGACGCCGCAGAAGAGATCGAGAACCTCCTTGGCCTTGCCGATGCGTTCCGCGACGAGCGCTGCCAGCGTCTCCTCGCCCGCGACGGTTGCCTGCAGGAACGAGCCCGGCGGCAGCGTCACCTCAGCGCGGCCCATCTTTATTGTCGGCGCCAGGCGTTGCAGCACCAATTCGCCATGGCGCGTCAGCCGCGCCAGGTGGTGCTGCTCGGCGACGCGCGAGAGCGCGGTGACCAGCGGCGTCGGCAGCGGGCCGGAGCCGCGGACGTCGACATCGAGGCCGTTGGCGGTGGCGGTGACCTGGATGTCCAGCGGCTTGGTCACCGGCATCCTGGACGTCAGCGGCTCCGCCAGTGCCCAGGCGGCATCGAGCGCGCCATTCAGCGCCGGATCGAGGATCGGGCAACGATCGATCGGAATGACGTCGTGCGAGCTTGCCGCCGCGAAACCGACCTTGAGGACGTCATGCGTGCCGAAGCGGCCGTGCAGCGTGATGCGCCTGCGCCCGGCGCCGTGGGCATCGACCAGCGGTGCGACTTCGCAATCGATGCCGGCCTGTGCGAGTGTCTCGACCACGATGCTGCGCTTCCAGGCGCGATATGGCTCGGCCGCCCAATGCTGGATGGCGCAGCCGCCGCAGACGCCGAAATGCGGACAGAACGGTTCGATCCGCTCTAGGCTTGCGAGGTCGACCGCGAGCAGCTTGCGCCGGTCGGGATGATTGCCCACGACGTGATCGACCTCGACGGTCTCGCCGC encodes the following:
- a CDS encoding Acg family FMN-binding oxidoreductase is translated as MTYDEAATSSRVALQAVPRDRELVRFATLAANSHNTQPWIFSARGNEIAIAPDFARRCPAVDPDDHHLFVSLGCAAENLVLAASTLGWRADPVIDGDRIVIALEQAPPAPSALAAAIPARQCTRATFDGRQAAPEILRQLENACREPDVTAILMTERAAIAGVTDYVLEGNSAQMRDKAFMRELVSWLRFNETEALATMDGLFSPASGNTSLPSWLARPLLKFFFTESGENKKYREQLASSAGVVVLAADRSDKSHWIAVGRACQRFGLQATALGLKYSFVNQPVEVATLRPQFATSLGLGERRPDIVMRFGYGPDLPKSLRRPPELVMRS
- a CDS encoding class I SAM-dependent RNA methyltransferase; this encodes MVERLTIDHVGHRGDGVCLDAGEAIYVPYTLGGETVEVDHVVGNHPDRRKLLAVDLASLERIEPFCPHFGVCGGCAIQHWAAEPYRAWKRSIVVETLAQAGIDCEVAPLVDAHGAGRRRITLHGRFGTHDVLKVGFAAASSHDVIPIDRCPILDPALNGALDAAWALAEPLTSRMPVTKPLDIQVTATANGLDVDVRGSGPLPTPLVTALSRVAEQHHLARLTRHGELVLQRLAPTIKMGRAEVTLPPGSFLQATVAGEETLAALVAERIGKAKEVLDLFCGVGPFALRLAEKARVTAFDNDAGAIAALAKAARTPGLKPIEAEPRDLFRRPLVPPELRDFEAVVFDPPRQGAQAQALKLAASKVPVVVAVSCNVATFARDARLLIDGGYKIDSVVPVDQFRHTPHVELVAKFTR